Proteins encoded within one genomic window of Bacteroidia bacterium:
- a CDS encoding type I restriction endonuclease subunit R — translation MSKENQIEENLIEQLKGLKYIHRPDIVDRKTLEQNFKAKFEELNRINLTDNEFLRLREEIINSDVFAASKLLRERQYFQREDGTPLHYTLVNIKDWCKNDFEVISQLRINTENSHQRYDIILLINGLPVVQIELKKLDISPRKAMQQIVEYKNEPGNGYGNSLLCFMQLFIVSNRTNTYYFANNKNQHFAFNADEQFLPIYQLADENNKKITHLDLFTEKFLSKCTLGELISKYMVLIESEQKLLVMRPYQIYAVKAIVNCIQQNRGNGYIWHTTGSGKTLTSFKTSTLLKDNPDIEKCLFVVDRKDLDRQTREEFNKFQEGSVEENTNTETLVRRLLSTDYADKVIVTTIQKLGLALDGTQKKNYKERLEPLSKKRMVFIFDECHRSQFGDNHKAIKEFFPNAQLFGFTGTPIFRDNATYIERNGEEAKYKETSDIFEKQLHAYTITHAIDDRNVLKFHIDYFKGKGNQNPKPGEAIAQQAVVEAILDKHDTATNSRKFNAVLATSSINNAIEYYNLFKEIQKKKQTENPNYVPLNIACVFSPPSQLISNNGDQQAQKNAADIKQLQEDLTNEREDNKQNPEEKKQALTEIIADYNKQYKTNHSINEFDLYYQDVQRRIKDQQYSNKDYSHENKIDITIVVDMLLTGFDSKYLNTLYVDKNLKYHGLIQAFSRTNRVLNDTKPYGNILDFRSQQESVNQAIALFSGEDKDRAIKIWMVDPAPVVMDNFQKAVEALGIFMQQQNLVNEPQEVYNLKGDAARITFVKNFKEVQRLKTQLDQYTDLDEEQKAKIEAILPKETLQEFRSSYIETAKQLREIQQKEGDQAPPEIQQLDFEFVLFASAVIDYDYIMNLIADSTQKKPAKQKMTKAQVISLLKSNSNLMDEEEDLTEYINSLDWESGQDVDTLRKGYVTFKDDKYNKELAAIAHKHGLQTADLKVFVEMVMNRMIFDGEKLTDLLEPLDLSWKERRVKELALMADLVPQFKKLAQGREISGLAAYE, via the coding sequence TTTGAAGAACTCAACCGTATTAACTTGACTGATAATGAGTTTTTACGGCTTAGAGAAGAAATAATCAATTCTGATGTTTTCGCTGCATCTAAACTCTTACGAGAAAGACAATATTTTCAACGTGAGGACGGAACGCCTTTGCATTATACTTTAGTGAACATCAAAGATTGGTGCAAGAATGACTTTGAAGTTATCAGTCAATTACGCATCAACACAGAAAACAGCCATCAACGCTACGACATCATTTTGCTGATTAACGGTTTGCCTGTTGTGCAAATCGAGTTGAAGAAACTGGATATTTCTCCAAGAAAAGCAATGCAGCAAATTGTAGAATACAAAAACGAGCCTGGCAATGGTTATGGAAATTCGCTGCTTTGCTTTATGCAGTTGTTTATTGTGAGCAATCGAACTAACACGTACTATTTCGCAAACAACAAGAATCAGCATTTTGCTTTCAATGCAGACGAACAGTTTTTACCGATTTATCAATTAGCAGACGAAAACAACAAGAAAATCACTCACCTTGATTTGTTCACTGAAAAATTTCTGAGCAAGTGTACACTTGGTGAATTGATTAGTAAGTATATGGTACTCATTGAGAGTGAACAAAAGTTACTCGTAATGCGACCATATCAGATTTATGCAGTTAAAGCAATTGTTAATTGCATTCAGCAAAATAGAGGTAATGGCTATATATGGCATACAACAGGAAGTGGCAAAACCTTGACTTCCTTCAAAACTTCTACTTTGCTAAAAGATAATCCTGATATTGAGAAATGTTTATTTGTAGTTGACCGAAAAGACCTTGACCGACAAACCCGTGAAGAATTTAATAAATTTCAAGAAGGTAGTGTAGAAGAAAATACCAATACGGAAACTTTGGTAAGACGATTGCTTTCTACCGACTATGCAGACAAAGTAATTGTTACGACAATTCAAAAATTAGGGCTTGCACTTGACGGAACACAAAAGAAAAACTATAAAGAACGCTTAGAGCCATTAAGCAAAAAAAGAATGGTATTCATATTTGATGAATGCCACCGTTCACAATTTGGCGACAATCACAAGGCGATTAAAGAGTTTTTCCCAAATGCTCAATTATTCGGCTTTACAGGCACACCAATTTTTAGAGACAATGCCACTTATATCGAAAGAAATGGTGAAGAAGCAAAATACAAGGAAACAAGCGACATTTTTGAAAAGCAATTACACGCTTATACAATTACACACGCCATTGACGACCGAAATGTTTTAAAGTTTCATATTGACTATTTCAAGGGAAAAGGCAACCAAAATCCAAAACCTGGAGAAGCAATTGCACAACAAGCAGTTGTAGAAGCCATTTTAGACAAGCACGATACTGCTACCAATTCAAGAAAATTCAATGCAGTTTTAGCAACTTCTTCTATCAATAATGCAATTGAATACTATAATCTATTTAAGGAAATTCAAAAAAAGAAACAAACTGAAAATCCCAATTACGTTCCTTTAAATATTGCTTGTGTGTTTTCTCCACCGTCACAACTAATTTCTAATAATGGCGACCAACAAGCTCAAAAGAATGCTGCTGATATTAAGCAGTTACAAGAGGATTTAACAAATGAACGTGAGGACAATAAACAGAATCCCGAAGAAAAAAAACAAGCATTAACGGAAATTATTGCAGATTACAATAAGCAGTATAAAACCAATCACAGTATCAATGAATTTGATTTGTACTATCAAGATGTACAAAGAAGAATCAAAGACCAACAATACAGCAACAAAGATTATTCACACGAAAATAAGATTGACATTACAATAGTGGTAGATATGTTGCTAACTGGTTTTGATAGCAAGTATCTCAATACTTTGTATGTGGATAAGAACCTGAAATACCACGGACTTATTCAGGCATTTTCGAGAACAAATCGTGTATTAAATGATACTAAACCTTACGGAAATATTTTAGACTTCCGTTCACAACAAGAATCCGTAAACCAAGCGATAGCATTATTTTCAGGAGAAGATAAAGATAGAGCAATTAAAATTTGGATGGTTGACCCTGCTCCAGTTGTAATGGATAACTTTCAAAAGGCAGTTGAGGCATTAGGAATCTTTATGCAGCAACAAAATTTGGTAAACGAACCACAAGAAGTTTACAACCTGAAAGGTGATGCAGCACGAATTACATTCGTAAAAAACTTTAAAGAAGTTCAAAGGCTTAAAACTCAATTAGACCAATACACAGATTTAGACGAAGAACAAAAGGCAAAAATTGAAGCGATTTTGCCTAAAGAGACTTTGCAAGAGTTCCGCAGTTCGTATATAGAAACAGCCAAGCAGTTAAGAGAAATTCAACAAAAAGAAGGAGACCAAGCACCGCCTGAAATACAACAATTGGATTTTGAATTTGTATTGTTTGCTTCTGCTGTAATTGATTATGACTATATAATGAATCTGATTGCTGACAGTACGCAGAAAAAACCTGCCAAGCAAAAGATGACAAAGGCACAGGTAATTAGCTTGTTAAAATCAAACTCCAATTTAATGGATGAGGAAGAAGATTTGACCGAGTACATTAATAGTTTGGATTGGGAAAGCGGACAGGATGTAGATACGCTTCGCAAAGGATACGTTACGTTTAAGGACGATAAATACAATAAAGAATTAGCAGCTATTGCTCACAAACACGGTTTGCAAACGGCAGACCTGAAAGTGTTTGTTGAAATGGTAATGAATCGAATGATTTTTGACGGTGAAAAATTGACTGACCTATTAGAGCCATTGGATTTGAGTTGGAAAGAACGCAGAGTAAAAGAACTGGCATTAATGGCAGATTTAGTACCACAATTTAAAAAACTTGCCCAAGGGCGTGAAATATCAGGATTAGCAGCGTATGAGTAA
- a CDS encoding AAA family ATPase, with amino-acid sequence MNELDIAKQLFENQENIILIYAFNATGKTRLSVAYKNFTKNENEGKHIGIYYNAFSEDLFVWENDEEGGNENIRLNILFSNLSQFHSYFDEKDVEEKLAIYNPKFKFKFNQHENPEEGIESVSFFIDEEKQTPIKISRGEERIFVWCFFLTLFEVDAWASSQDAHFFIDDPVSSLDEHNIFITAESIFELIEEHYLKKRIVITTHHIGLFSILFDKLKKGEKSGRYNKLTKPFILTSKEGNLTLNSLNNEVFLFHLHLMQTIDTATKTELFAYHFVLLRQLLENISSFLGVGRIKYTLEQIGVEKVDEAMEIVNSLSHKNVYRLQFNKMAGAEEAVFREIFQKIQDKYRFIY; translated from the coding sequence ATGAATGAATTAGATATAGCAAAGCAACTTTTTGAAAATCAAGAGAACATCATCTTGATATATGCATTCAATGCTACAGGAAAAACACGCCTATCGGTTGCATACAAAAACTTTACTAAAAATGAGAACGAAGGCAAGCACATTGGTATTTATTACAATGCCTTTAGTGAAGATTTATTCGTTTGGGAAAATGACGAAGAAGGTGGAAATGAAAATATTCGGCTAAATATTCTATTCAGTAATCTAAGCCAATTCCATTCATATTTTGACGAGAAAGACGTTGAAGAAAAACTGGCAATTTATAATCCAAAGTTCAAGTTTAAATTCAACCAACACGAGAATCCAGAAGAAGGAATAGAATCTGTTTCATTCTTTATTGATGAGGAAAAACAAACACCGATTAAAATTTCAAGAGGTGAAGAAAGAATTTTCGTTTGGTGTTTCTTCTTAACATTGTTTGAAGTAGATGCTTGGGCAAGCAGTCAGGATGCACACTTTTTTATTGACGACCCAGTTTCAAGTTTGGATGAACATAATATTTTCATAACAGCCGAATCCATTTTTGAACTCATTGAAGAACACTATCTCAAAAAGCGAATAGTAATTACAACACATCATATTGGTTTATTTTCCATTCTATTTGACAAACTCAAAAAGGGTGAAAAAAGTGGCCGTTATAACAAATTGACAAAACCGTTTATTCTCACTTCAAAAGAGGGAAATTTAACTTTAAACAGTTTAAATAACGAAGTATTTCTCTTTCATCTTCACCTGATGCAAACCATTGATACAGCAACAAAAACAGAATTGTTTGCTTATCACTTCGTATTGTTAAGGCAATTGCTTGAAAATATTTCTTCATTCCTCGGAGTAGGAAGAATCAAATATACTTTAGAGCAAATCGGAGTTGAAAAAGTGGATGAAGCAATGGAAATTGTAAATTCCCTATCTCATAAAAATGTGTATCGCTTGCAGTTTAATAAAATGGCAGGAGCGGAAGAAGCAGTGTTTAGAGAAATATTTCAAAAAATTCAAGACAAGTATCGTTTTATCTATTAA
- a CDS encoding restriction endonuclease subunit S, with translation MSKTKKILPELRFPEFSNNETWADRKLSDVLFEHKEKSTGNEEVYSVSVHKGVINQIEHLGRVFAASNTENYKRVLPGDIIYTKSPTGDFPLGIIKQSKVSKPVIVSPLYGVFKPETTDLGVILDAYFEYPERTINYLSSIVQKGAKNTINIHNDTFLSKSLVLPLDKKEQRKIASCLSSLDDVITTHNEKLDLLKEHKKALIQDFFPKEGEKEPRYRFKEFKKDGIWKQDTIKKAFSIFQGYAFSSSDSVSSGTRWLKIADVGIQEMKNDTPSYLPPNFKEEYKNFLVSKGDYVLALTRPILNMKLKIARIDDVFDNALLNQRVGKIVTTNESSFIYYLLQTKEMIENINKNIAGNEPPNLSFNQIENLIIFLPPTLLEQKKIASCLSSLDEIIKAQTELVEQLKLHKKGLTQWLLPQTID, from the coding sequence ATGAGTAAGACAAAAAAAATATTACCCGAATTGCGTTTTCCTGAGTTTTCAAATAATGAAACTTGGGCTGACAGAAAACTATCAGATGTACTCTTTGAACACAAAGAAAAAAGTACAGGAAATGAAGAAGTATATTCTGTTTCAGTTCATAAAGGCGTAATTAATCAGATTGAACATTTGGGACGTGTATTTGCTGCAAGTAATACTGAAAATTATAAAAGAGTATTGCCAGGTGATATTATATACACCAAAAGCCCAACTGGAGATTTCCCTCTTGGAATCATAAAGCAAAGTAAAGTATCAAAGCCAGTTATTGTGTCGCCTTTGTACGGAGTTTTTAAACCTGAAACAACTGACCTCGGTGTTATATTAGATGCATATTTTGAATACCCTGAAAGAACAATTAACTATTTATCTTCTATTGTTCAAAAAGGAGCAAAAAACACCATAAACATTCACAATGACACTTTCCTTTCAAAATCTCTAGTTCTTCCCCTTGATAAAAAAGAGCAAAGAAAAATTGCATCCTGCCTCTCATCCTTAGATGATGTAATTACAACTCATAACGAAAAATTAGATTTGCTCAAAGAACACAAAAAAGCATTAATACAAGATTTTTTTCCAAAAGAAGGAGAAAAAGAACCTAGGTACAGGTTTAAGGAATTTAAAAAAGATGGAATTTGGAAACAAGATACTATAAAGAAAGCTTTTTCAATATTTCAGGGATATGCTTTCTCTAGTAGTGATAGTGTATCAAGTGGTACAAGATGGTTGAAAATAGCAGATGTTGGTATTCAAGAAATGAAAAACGATACACCATCCTATTTGCCGCCAAACTTTAAAGAAGAATATAAAAATTTTTTAGTTAGTAAAGGTGATTATGTTTTGGCATTAACTCGACCTATCTTAAATATGAAACTCAAGATTGCTCGAATAGATGATGTTTTTGATAATGCATTATTAAATCAGCGAGTTGGGAAAATCGTAACGACAAATGAAAGTAGTTTTATTTACTATCTACTTCAAACAAAAGAAATGATTGAAAATATTAATAAAAATATTGCGGGTAACGAACCACCAAATTTATCATTTAATCAAATTGAAAATTTAATAATATTCCTACCACCGACATTGTTAGAACAGAAGAAAATAGCCTCTTGTCTTTCTTCTTTAGATGAAATTATCAAGGCACAGACAGAATTGGTTGAGCAATTGAAGTTGCATAAAAAAGGATTGACACAGTGGTTGCTTCCACAAACGATAGATTAA